The sequence below is a genomic window from Chondrinema litorale.
ACACTGACAGCTAATTGCTCTTTAGATAATTCTAATAACAATCTTTTTACTATTTCTGGTAATCAACTTCAGTTTAGTAATTCTTATAGTTATAGCCCAGACCAACTGATATTTGAAATTTGTTTAACATCTACAGATAAAGCTGGTGATAGCTATAGTAAAACATTTGAGATTACAGTTAGGCCAACAGTTGATGATTGTGTAGCAAATGATAAAGCTATTTTGCAGGCAATATATAATTCTTTAGGAGGAAATGCATGGCCAAATAGCACCGGTTGGAATTCTGAAGCATCTTTAGACCAATGGTACGGAGTAACCACAAATGATAATGGATGTGTAATAAAGCTGATATTAAATAACAATAATTTAAGTGGAACAATCCCTACTGAGATTGGCAACTTTTCTAATATTGTTGAGATAGATTTCGGTAAAAATAGCATTTCAGGTTCTGTGCCAGCAGCGTTTGGTAATCTTACAACACTGGAAATTCTTTGGTTGAATGAGAATGACCTAACTGGGCAAATTCCGGGAGGTTTCTTTGGTATGAGTAATCTCACAAACTTGTATTTGTTTAGTAATAATTTTACTCCACCAATGCCAAATCAATTAAATCAGCTAACTAAACTGAAAGTATTTGGCTTCGATAATAATACGACCAAGTTTGGCGATGACGATTTCCCATCAATAAACAATCTTACAGTATTAGAGAAATTTTATATTCAGAATCATGCATTTGAAGATGTGCCTGAAATTATAAATCCTGATTTATTAACAGAGTTAGGAATTGCAAACAACAAGCTTACCTTCGAAGATGTATTGCCATTTACATCATTAGGTTTAAGTATTTACAGTTATGCTCCACAAGACAGTGTAGGTGAGCAGGCTACTTATAATTTACAAAAAGGTGATGCCTTTACTTTTGACTTAGGCATTGATGAAAGTGTAACTACGAGCACTTACAAATGGTATAAAGATGGCGAACTTGTCGCAGAGACTAATGAGAATCAGTATACAATAGATGCAGTTACAGTTGATGATGCTGGAAATTATACTTGTATAGTTACCAACACAAATGCGGCTGACCTGACCTTATATTCCAGAACAGTTGCAGTTTATGTAAATGATACGGATTTGCCAGCTCCTGTATTAACTGCTGAGCTGGATGAAAATAATCCTGTAGAAAGAATTATATTGAATTGGACATATTCAAATGAATACACACCTGATAATTATATAATTGAAAAGTCGGTTGGAGATTCGACTAATTTCTCAGTATTAAATGATAGTTGGAATCAAAAAACTTATACTGATGGTAATGGCTTAGAGCCTGGGCAAACTTATTATTACAGAATTTTAGCTGTAGTTGATGGAGAGAAATCACCATATAGTAACATTGCTTATGTAACAACAAATAGTTTACCTACAATAGTGGATATAGATAAGACAGGTTCTAGTAATCTGGATTTACAATTTGCACTAGCTGATTTTACTGCTGCTTATAGTGATGTAGATAATGATCCTTTAGTAACCATTCAGATTTTAAGTTTGCCATCCGATGGACAACTAAAATTAGGATCAACAAATGTTGCTGTTGATGATGAAATAGATGCGAGTGAAATTAATAATCTAATTTTTGTTCCTGATACAGATTGGACTGGTACTACGAGTTTTTCTTATAATGCTTCAGATGGATACAATTATGCTGCTAATCCGGCCGATGTAAATATCACTATTCAGGAAGTTGACGATATAGATTTAATTGTAGAAAACCCAACAGTGGATGAAAATATAGTGGAAGCTGGAGGAAGTTTAAATCTAACTGTAAATGTAGCTGTAAAAGGAAGCAATACTTCTAATGCAACCGAATTTGTGTTTTTACTTTCAACAGATACATTGCCAGGTGGAGATATATTATTAGGTACAGAAAATATCGAGGCAACTGAGCCAGATTCAGATATTCCATTAAACATTTCTGTAACCCTACCAGAAGACTTAGAAGAAGGTACTTATTTTATTATCTATTATGTAGATGCTCAGCAAAAAGTAGCAGAAACTAATGAGCTTAACAACCTAAAATACATTCAAATAACAATAACAAATGGTGAAATTATCGAGGGGCCTCCGATCACTATTATGAATGTAATAACTCCAAATGCAGACGGCTTTAACGATCATCTTTACATCGAAAATATAGAATACTACCCAGATAATGAAGTGATTTTCCTTGACAGATGGGGTAATGAAATTCACAGAGCAATAGGCTATAACAATGATTGGGAGCCTGTAATTAATGAAGATGTAGCTGATTTTGGAAGTTATGTGTGTATTGTAACAATCAATGAAACTACTACAGGAGACTTTATTGGAACATTTAAAAGAATGGTATCTATCGTGAGAGATAGTAACCAATAATCAATAGTTGGATCGACTACATATTTTATAGGGAGCTATACATTTAACTATATGAAACTATTAAAAATTTTACTACTAACATTATTGGCGAATAGTCTTTACGCACAGGAGCTTCCTGTATTGGTACAAAAGTATACAGATGGTTTAGCTTATAACCCTTCAGTGGCTGGCTTGTATGGTAGTTCATACGATTTTGCCTATCAAAAAAAATGGTCTGGAGTAGGAGATCCTTATTCTTTAGGCTATTTAAGTATGCAAACTCCTTTGGTTGATGGAAGTATTGGTACAGCATTCAATGTATTCTACGAAAAAGTTAACCTGCTAAAAACTGTTGATTTGTCTGCTGCTTTCGCTTATCATTTTTTGATTGATAATGATAAAGTAGCTTCTTTCGGTTTAAATGTAGAATATGGAAATACCTCTTTAGATTTAGAAAATATAAATGTGAATGATGCGGTTGACCTAGACCCTGCACTTAATCAGTTTAATGGTGTGAGCAAACTGGATTTTGCTTTTGGTGCAAATTTTAGATCAAATTATTTTCAAGTAGGAGTTTCGGCAAATAGGCTACTAACATTATTAAAACCAGAAGAAAAGAAAAACCAAAACGATTTGGCTTTTCAAGAGTATTTTACTGGTTATGCAGCTGGGTTTGTTCCATTACAATCTGGTAGAGATTTGTTAGAGTTAAGAGCAAACTACAGAAGATTGTTAAACCAAGAAAATTTACTTGATATTGGAGCTTTCTATGAGTACAACCAGCAGTTTATGTTGGGGGCAACTTATAGAACTAATTCTTCTGTAAACGTTGCTGCTGCGATCACCTTTATGGAGAATTTTACATTTGGTTATGCAAGAGAAATAATTGTTGGAGAATTTTCTGGTCAGTTAGGTGCTTCAGATGAAATTACACTCAGGTATACTTTTGACCAAGTGCAAAGTATTTTGAATAATACTAGAGGAGGAACTGGTGGATTAGGTAGTATTGGAGGAAGTATTAACCGCTTAAATGTGAGAAAAGGAAAGTATAGTAATACAGGAAGGAAAAATTCTTACGGGCATTCAAGAAAAAAGAGCAAGGAGATAAAGAACTTTACAGGGGCTGGTTCTAAGAAGAGAAAGAAGAATAGAAGAAATAAAAAGTTCTTATGGATATTTTAAGTAAAGAAGCCACATATTAATATGTGGCTTCTTTTTGTTTTAGATTTTTTCTATTAATCCGTCTACAATTCCGTAATCAATAGATTCATCAGCATTCATCCAGAAGTCTCTGTCGAAATCTTTCATTACTTGGTCAAAAGTTTTTCCACAGTTTTCTGCTAAGATTCTCGCACCCATATCCTTCACCTTCTTGATCTCTTTTGCTTGGATCTCTAAGTCAGAAGCTCTTCCCTGCATACCACCAATACTTGGTTGGTGAATCATTACTCTACCACTTGGAAAAATAAATCTTTTTCCTTTTTCTCCTGCTGAAAGTAAAATTGAACCCATAGAAGCTGCTAGTCCCATACAAATAGTAGAAACTGGAGATGAGATTAGTTTCATGGTATCATGAATTACCATACCTGAGGTAACCACACCACCTGGACTGTTGATATAAAATTTTATTTCTTTACCCGGATCTTTAGATTCGAGATATAAAAGTCTGTTTACAATTCTTTCTGCTGATTCATCCATCACTGGTCCCCACAAAAAAATTTTTCTTTCATCAAGGAACTGATTGTCGAATTTGGCAAGGTTTCCTAAATTTTGAACTAATTCATCGCTATTAAATTCCATTGTAATTTATTTATAAATTTAAAATAGAAAATCTCCTAAAGTCAGTTTTGGCAATTTACCATTTATGAAATAAAACTCTATCAAAAAAATACGCAAAAAGTTATATGTCGCCATTTCCTGACAATTTGACACTAAATATACTACAGGTAAGGAATAATTGCTTGTTCTGATGTATCATTCCAGCTAACTATTTCTTTTTTGAATTTAGAAAAATTCTCAAAAACTTTCTTTGCAAATGCGTCTTTGCTGGTTATTTCGTCAATTACTTCTCCCGCATAATCTTTTAAAGTGAATAAAACTTCATCAGGAAATTTTTTAAGTTGCGCATCACTTTCATTAAGAATCTTCTGAAGATAAAAGTTATTCTTTGCTTCAAACTCAGAAAGAACCCAAAGATTATACTTTAAAGCGGTGTTTTCTACTATTAACTGAATATTCTTTGGTAATTCTTCAAAAGCAGATTTGTTTATAAAGAGTTCCATGCAAGAGCCTGGTTCGTGCCAGCCAGGGTAGTAATAATACTTAGCTACTTTGTGGAAACCCATTAGATAATCGTGGTATGGACCAATCCATTCAGTGGCATCAATTACACCTCTTTCTAGATTTGTATAAAGTTCTCCTGCGGCAATTGTAACTGCTGCAGTTCCGGCTCTTGAAATTACTTTACCACCAAGACCAGGAATTCTCATTTTTAATCCTTGTAAATCTTGAATAGTATTGATCTCCTTATTAAACCACCCACCCATTTGAACACCAGTGTTTCCACATGGGAAAGGTAATAGATTCACCTGTGCATATAATTCTTTCCAAAGTTTCCAGCCATCTCCATGCAGCATCCAAGAATTAATCTGCTGTGCATTCATTCCGAATGGTATAGTGCAAAAAAATACAGACGAAGGCATTTTTCCAGCCCAGTAATAAGAAGCCCCATGTCCCATTTGTGCCGCACCCTGAGTTACAGCATCAAAAACTTCGAGTGATGGAACTAACTCACCACCACCATATACTTTTATATTTAGCTGGCCATTAGTAATAATTTTTAATTCTTCAGCCATTTTTACAACAGCCTCACCAAGCACAGGGAAATTTGGAGGCCAAGTAGTAACACATCTCCAATTAAACTTTTTATTGGTAATGATATTAAAATCTGCTGGGGCATCTGAATTGTTATTGTTTTCAGATTTCATGCAACTGTTTGCAAGTCCACCAGTAAGAATTGCTCCTGTAATAGCAGAAGTATTTTTTATGAATGATCGTCTGTTTTCTTTGCCTGATGTTTTATCCATATCATTTTCATTCGAATTCAATTGCCAATATACCTGTTTTTTGCAACTGATATATCCTTGTATTATATAGTATGTACTCAGATTGTATTTTTATTAGCCGAAGTACTACCTATCATTTACACTATTATATATAATAGCACTATTATTTTGAGTCACTTTTCTCGCAACAGATTTTAGTATTGTAATTTAATGGAAAAGATAGTTTACAACTTTAACC
It includes:
- a CDS encoding PorP/SprF family type IX secretion system membrane protein, whose product is MKLLKILLLTLLANSLYAQELPVLVQKYTDGLAYNPSVAGLYGSSYDFAYQKKWSGVGDPYSLGYLSMQTPLVDGSIGTAFNVFYEKVNLLKTVDLSAAFAYHFLIDNDKVASFGLNVEYGNTSLDLENINVNDAVDLDPALNQFNGVSKLDFAFGANFRSNYFQVGVSANRLLTLLKPEEKKNQNDLAFQEYFTGYAAGFVPLQSGRDLLELRANYRRLLNQENLLDIGAFYEYNQQFMLGATYRTNSSVNVAAAITFMENFTFGYAREIIVGEFSGQLGASDEITLRYTFDQVQSILNNTRGGTGGLGSIGGSINRLNVRKGKYSNTGRKNSYGHSRKKSKEIKNFTGAGSKKRKKNRRNKKFLWIF
- a CDS encoding TRAP transporter substrate-binding protein, with translation MDKTSGKENRRSFIKNTSAITGAILTGGLANSCMKSENNNNSDAPADFNIITNKKFNWRCVTTWPPNFPVLGEAVVKMAEELKIITNGQLNIKVYGGGELVPSLEVFDAVTQGAAQMGHGASYYWAGKMPSSVFFCTIPFGMNAQQINSWMLHGDGWKLWKELYAQVNLLPFPCGNTGVQMGGWFNKEINTIQDLQGLKMRIPGLGGKVISRAGTAAVTIAAGELYTNLERGVIDATEWIGPYHDYLMGFHKVAKYYYYPGWHEPGSCMELFINKSAFEELPKNIQLIVENTALKYNLWVLSEFEAKNNFYLQKILNESDAQLKKFPDEVLFTLKDYAGEVIDEITSKDAFAKKVFENFSKFKKEIVSWNDTSEQAIIPYL
- a CDS encoding ClpP family protease translates to MEFNSDELVQNLGNLAKFDNQFLDERKIFLWGPVMDESAERIVNRLLYLESKDPGKEIKFYINSPGGVVTSGMVIHDTMKLISSPVSTICMGLAASMGSILLSAGEKGKRFIFPSGRVMIHQPSIGGMQGRASDLEIQAKEIKKVKDMGARILAENCGKTFDQVMKDFDRDFWMNADESIDYGIVDGLIEKI